From the genome of Salvia splendens isolate huo1 chromosome 7, SspV2, whole genome shotgun sequence:
tacaagggaaagaagaagattttaaaatattcgtcaaccaaaatcaaaagaaaagaagatgCAAAGTGAAATAGGTTAATTTAAGTAGAGGCTAGGGAAACATGATTGATGTGTTATGTTTTACTAGTAAAAGAAGATGCAAATTGAAATAGGTCTTACAGCAAATGAATCTACTGATCTACTCCCATCTCTTacagcatccacaatggagacggatgtcccggcggacaccGAAAAAcatctcctgccacatcataaggacatcccactgtaCAATAGCGGACATCTCCACaaacatccacaataataaaaattcatcaaattaaacaatttacggaattaaaatttcgacacgaatacgaacggagaaagtgcaataataatttcattaaataaaaaaagtacaattcaataaaaaaatatcaacgtGCACCCCTCCGCatccataactcttcaattatatcattctggagtcgaatatgagcttcttGTTAGCGCATGTCGGCAATTATACCGatagaaacgtagagagagagaagagaaactcgttaatacaagtggtgcgaatgaaatgaagttcaacgagacgtatatatagagtttttaaaaaaaaatcaaaaatcgggacgtctgtcttggcaccgcaatggcggacgtcggcGGACGGCTGCGGATACCTCACGTCCTCCGAGGACGTCCGCGTCCACCTCTCCCGACATAATGCCGGACGTCCTGCGCGGACGcccggcacgccggtccgacggTACATCCGCCGTTGTGGATTCTCTTAAAGCTACAAATGTAAAGCCATATTTAGAGCATGAGATATgaactttactaattttactgTGTGATATTATGAGAATCTAGTGACTTGTACAAGCTATTTTGCTTTATAGACTAGAGACTACAGAGGTGTCcttgttaggccatccacaataggcgcccagcgaccgcccagccgagcgccggcgctgggcggttcgctgggcggtctattgcagtcgcccagcggacgattggagagagaaaccgcgcagcgctgggcggtttcgtggcgctgggcggtgcgctgggcgatccgctcggcgctattgcagcgcccggatcgcccagcgcgattttttttttaaattcgaatttttgaaattatgtcttttttttattttttaagattttaattatgtctttttttattttttaactttaagttgtaatgttattttaaattttcatttgtaaatttaattaatgtaattttttttaattatgtaatttttttaaattatgtactttttaaattttattaatattagtgaattttcccgtatatgtctcgtaaattgaatttcgtatattgcgttattgttaattattgcattttgtatatatttgttaatagtgatgtggatagtatgtgactaggctatggctgggctattgctgggctatttgcttgttttgatgatgtggcagtggctaggctatggctgggctattgctgggctatttctattgtggatggccttagtgaCAAAGAGAAGCATTTATGAATTTCAATGTTGTGGAATCAAGCTCaatgatttgatatttcagTTTTTTAGTAGTATGATTGGCTTAAGTACATTGAAATCAAGCTCAATGGTTTGATATTTCAGTTTTGTAGTAGTATGATTGGCTTAAGTTTGTTTTCCTAATATTATAAACATCCTTGAGCTTCACAAGATTGTCAACTCAATTCGAGTAATAAGGTGAAAAAGAACAAAATACTAGGACTATATGTTATACTACAAAAAAGAAGAGTCAACCTACCATATTCAACTAATTTAGTTTAATTATGTGATCGAATCCGATTGATTGGTAAGCATGATTTCAAACCAAACAATAATACATTTGAACTCAACCGCATTACATTATCATGATTTAGGAAATCAACTTATGCAAAGACAAGACCtaaaaaataagattaaatCAAATGAGTGAAGCAGGTGTGTGTAGAATTACAATGAATACAAGAAACAAGAAGCTAACTAAAGCCTATAACCATGCAAATGTTTAGCCCATCTTCTAGCCATGAAAGGATCATGAAAATCCCAGTTCTCAGCACTGCTCATCCTTCCACCTATTCCCACACCAGCACCATCACCACTCCCATCTCCTTTATCCGTCCCGCCCACGATGGCCTCGCCTCGTCTCACGCACTCACCATCGCCTCCTCCCTCCGTATAGCTGTATTCGATGCGCACAGGTCCATAATCTGGCAGATACACCGCCACGTTCCTCTCCTCGCCCCCTCTCAATTCCTCGATCCTAACAATCCCCGTGCCCTGTTCAATCCTCATTTGCACGTCCGTCACAGCCCCTCCCAACGTCCTCGCCAGGAACTCCTCAAACTGGTGCATGATGAACCCGTTTGACACCCCAAAACCGAACCCTACGTGGAACCGGTGGACCGTGACACCAACCTCCATGTCAAACTGATGGTAGGATCTCGAAGGGCTGTCTGTTAGATGCAAGATGCAAGATTGTGTGTTCTTGTGAAGGCGGTCCTCGAGTATCTTCACCCCTTTCTTAAGCCCCTCCATCGGATCCGCTTGCCCCATGTAGAATAGCCTATCAATGACCTGCAAAGCGGTCCTCTTCCCGTAGGAGGTCATGCGCTTGAGGGGGAAGACGCGTGCCGCAGCAGAGGAGTAGGTCACGATAGCTAGGCGGTCAATTGGCCGGAGAGAGAAAACTACCAGCGCCATCGCCTGCTTCATCAGCCTCAGGTGCGGCCCGTTGGGGCTTGCAACGAGGACAAGGTCCGTTGCTGGCTGGTGCGCTAGTTTGACACAGAGATAAGCCCTGTTGCTCGGGGAGGAGCACAGCAGCGGCGTCTCTCCATTTGAGGAGAGATGTGGTGATTCAGCCATTGAGGACGAGGTGGAGGACATGGCACTGAAGCCGGAatgcgagagagagagatggaggcGCGGTTGGGTGGTGGTTGTGTGGTCAGGGTCGATGGGGTCGTCATCATCATAGCGAGCAGAGCGCAAGAAGGATTGCCTGTGGACACGAGAGTTGGCGATGGAGTCATCGAGGATCTGAAGAATGGGGTCGGCCTTGTTGGAGTGGAGGGAGCAGCGAGCGTTCAAGTTGCGAGGAAGCTGAGTCCAATTAGCACGGCAGATGGGGCAGGTGACGCTGCCATGGTGCACGTTCGAGGAAATGCAGGCGAAGTGGAAGGCGTGGGAGCACTGGGCCGTGAAGATCGCCTGGCCCGGGCTGCTCCCCGAGCTGTAGTTTAAGGGGTCAAGACATATTGCGCACAAAGTCTGCAAGAGTGATCAACACAAAAGGATTGAGGATTATTCAACTTGGAATACAACCAACACCACATTGATTGAAaatgattttgtattttattttgaacCAACTGATAAATTGTGTGTGTGACATTACACATTCCATGTGCTTTTGTATTTACAAAGcaatatagtaggagtattcCACCTAAATTTGTTGCCCTTTTGTGATGGATACATCAAATTAAAGCTCATTAATCTTGTAGGCGTCATAACAACACACACATTTAGATTCAGTCTTGCTCAGGGAAGGGATCTCACCATCAAACaggttttgaaaaaaaataataataaaggaCGTGAAGAAGAGATTGAATACAAAGAAGCACCTTATTAGAAGAGGGGCTGGTAATTGAAGTGGCATTGGCGTGGTTGGCAGCATCAGGGGTAAATTTATTGCAAGAAATGTTCGTTTCCGGCGAAATCTGTAGGCAGAAATTAagattaaaacaaaaaacaaaatctAGTGTGAATAATGTAGAGAGAGGAGAGTTACTTACAGTGGTGGCAGAGGAGGTGTGGAGATGAGGGTGGCAGAAGCAGAAAGATACACATGTCTGTACAAACAATTTCTTGGCGGCTCTCCTGAATTTCCGGGAAGCGCCACCGGCTTCTCCGCCCATTTCCACCGCCTCAAAAATGTTGTATGGATAATTATTGTAGAATAATAGAGCAGCAGGAGATTAGAGTGCAGAAGGTGGAGTGTTCACCAAAATTCTCTGCCATCTCCAATTTTCTCACTTCATCAGTTTAATGCTGTGCAGGTGCAGCccagggagagagagagagaaagagagatgaatCATGATTGAGGTTGAGAGGGCCCTCTAATTCATCCACTTTCTTGGACTGCTACTGCTAATAAATACAATCCGACTAACCAAATTCCCATTCCACTTTAGATTGcttttaccaattttttcatacatgtgtgaataaatTGTCGAATTTATCGAATTTATAAATTACTCCATTATTACTAGTAGTATTGACTATTGGTGTGGGGTCTGTTCTGATTTTCATAttcctattttaattttttcttttttaaatcattcattttaatattattttttactgATGAATTTTTATTTACAGTGTATTATATAATCtcaataataatttatataataagTTGTGAAAATCTTAATTTTTTCAAACAGATTGAATATCGCTTTTTCCAATTTACTATgattatagtaaaaaaaataactagcatctaaataatactctctccgtcccatctcaagtgattgatgGCTTTTCGGCACATATTTaggaaaaataatactctctccgtttcttcatagttgaggcaaaacttttcggcatggagtttaagaaatggatgttgaatgtgttaaataaatagataaaaaagtagagagaataaagtaaaaagtgaataaagtagagagaataaagtaagagagagtaaagtaagaaagagaaaaaaagttattatatagggaaatgactcaactatgaagaaacttcttaaaatggaaaaatgactcaactatggagaaacggatggagtaaatagttaaag
Proteins encoded in this window:
- the LOC121742706 gene encoding probable E3 ubiquitin-protein ligase WAVH2; the protein is MGGEAGGASRKFRRAAKKLFVQTCVSFCFCHPHLHTSSATTISPETNISCNKFTPDAANHANATSITSPSSNKTLCAICLDPLNYSSGSSPGQAIFTAQCSHAFHFACISSNVHHGSVTCPICRANWTQLPRNLNARCSLHSNKADPILQILDDSIANSRVHRQSFLRSARYDDDDPIDPDHTTTTQPRLHLSLSHSGFSAMSSTSSSMAESPHLSSNGETPLLCSSPSNRAYLCVKLAHQPATDLVLVASPNGPHLRLMKQAMALVVFSLRPIDRLAIVTYSSAAARVFPLKRMTSYGKRTALQVIDRLFYMGQADPMEGLKKGVKILEDRLHKNTQSCILHLTDSPSRSYHQFDMEVGVTVHRFHVGFGFGVSNGFIMHQFEEFLARTLGGAVTDVQMRIEQGTGIVRIEELRGGEERNVAVYLPDYGPVRIEYSYTEGGGDGECVRRGEAIVGGTDKGDGSGDGAGVGIGGRMSSAENWDFHDPFMARRWAKHLHGYRL